From the Candidatus Amarolinea dominans genome, one window contains:
- a CDS encoding type II toxin-antitoxin system YafQ family toxin yields MRKLVWDNSFRRALKGRTRNDRGLQTRILDTLDQLVADPFHPTLKTHKLKGRLDGLWACWVEYDCRIIFLFGPDPDGNEDAVVLVDLGTHDEVY; encoded by the coding sequence ATGAGAAAGCTGGTTTGGGACAACAGCTTTCGTCGGGCGCTCAAGGGACGAACTCGCAACGACCGGGGCCTACAAACAAGGATTCTCGATACGTTGGATCAGCTTGTGGCTGACCCATTTCACCCAACGCTGAAGACTCATAAGCTCAAGGGACGCCTCGATGGACTGTGGGCATGCTGGGTCGAATATGATTGCCGGATCATCTTCTTGTTCGGGCCAGACCCAGACGGCAATGAAGATGCTGTTGTGTTAGTTGACCTCGGCACGCACGACGAAGTCTATTGA
- a CDS encoding putative toxin-antitoxin system toxin component, PIN family — MSAFLTPHGFPARLIGAGRAGRFTVVSSLPLLEELLEVLRRPRIMKVRQTTVDDAEAYVRGVAAVARLVPVSGMLHLCRDPDDDWVLETAVAGGATHVVSRDEDVTRDLELQGQLEIRGIATITVSRLLAVLEHDTKVTR, encoded by the coding sequence GTGTCGGCGTTTCTGACGCCGCACGGTTTCCCGGCGCGCTTGATTGGCGCTGGGAGAGCCGGACGTTTCACGGTCGTCAGTTCTTTGCCGCTCCTGGAGGAGTTGTTGGAAGTACTGCGCCGCCCGCGGATTATGAAGGTGCGCCAGACCACGGTGGATGACGCTGAAGCCTACGTGCGCGGTGTGGCCGCTGTGGCCCGGTTGGTTCCGGTTTCAGGCATGTTGCACCTGTGTCGCGATCCTGACGACGATTGGGTGTTGGAGACGGCGGTGGCTGGCGGAGCGACCCACGTGGTCAGCCGCGATGAGGATGTGACGCGTGACCTGGAGTTGCAGGGGCAACTGGAGATACGGGGAATTGCGACGATTACGGTGAGTCGGTTACTCGCTGTGCTGGAGCATGACACAAAAGTCACTCGATGA
- a CDS encoding NAD-dependent epimerase/dehydratase family protein — translation MTSQPKQPSWPNNATFWRNQRVTVTGGAGFLGSFVVEKLRERGAADISIPRRQDYDLVQHEAVLALLHDARPDLIIHLAARVGGNSDYWDAWRLVEDVIEERPVDLVEIESAGEPLRRNDRALRVHRRGRGGAG, via the coding sequence ATGACGTCCCAGCCCAAACAACCATCCTGGCCCAACAACGCCACCTTCTGGCGCAACCAACGCGTCACCGTGACCGGCGGCGCAGGCTTCCTCGGCTCCTTCGTGGTGGAGAAGCTGCGGGAGCGAGGCGCGGCCGACATCTCCATCCCCCGCCGCCAGGACTACGACTTGGTGCAGCACGAGGCGGTGCTGGCCCTGCTGCACGACGCCCGGCCCGATCTGATCATCCACCTGGCGGCCAGGGTGGGCGGCAATTCTGATTACTGGGATGCCTGGCGCCTGGTGGAGGATGTCATCGAAGAACGCCCTGTTGACCTGGTTGAAATCGAGTCAGCAGGGGAGCCGCTGCGGCGCAACGATCGGGCGTTACGCGTTCATCGGCGCGGGCGCGGTGGTGCGGGGTGA
- a CDS encoding nucleotidyl transferase AbiEii/AbiGii toxin family protein, with the protein MIADHVLKSLATKFQTTELNVRREYCQHLFLSYFYQQPLTDHIYFKGGTALRTLYNSPRFSEDLDFSASITDIRALEEALLETLAAIARENINLDLTESKTTTGGYLAIIAFLTNHGPLTIQLEISLREGEKRGEAMTVVSDLVPAYTVVALAREQLVDEKIQALLSRKKARDFYDLYFILRANLLPAHRRDVLAQVLETTRQSRIDFQRELKEFLPRSHWAIIRDFPAPLEREIARFL; encoded by the coding sequence ATGATCGCCGATCACGTCCTCAAGTCGCTCGCGACCAAATTTCAGACAACGGAATTGAACGTCCGCCGCGAGTATTGCCAGCACCTGTTCCTTTCGTATTTCTACCAACAGCCGCTGACCGACCACATCTATTTTAAGGGGGGTACGGCTCTCAGAACGCTTTACAACAGTCCCCGCTTCTCAGAAGACCTCGACTTCAGCGCCTCGATCACCGATATCCGCGCGCTGGAAGAAGCGCTCTTAGAAACGTTGGCGGCCATCGCCCGGGAGAACATCAACCTCGATCTCACCGAGTCAAAAACAACCACCGGCGGGTATCTGGCGATCATCGCTTTTCTAACGAACCACGGCCCGCTTACGATCCAGCTCGAGATCTCCCTCCGAGAGGGGGAAAAGCGAGGCGAGGCGATGACAGTGGTCTCCGATTTGGTCCCTGCGTACACCGTCGTCGCGCTGGCCAGAGAGCAACTCGTTGACGAGAAGATCCAGGCGCTTCTCTCCCGCAAGAAAGCACGCGATTTCTACGACCTCTACTTCATCCTGCGCGCCAACTTGCTGCCGGCCCACCGGCGAGATGTCCTGGCGCAAGTATTAGAAACGACCAGGCAATCGAGAATTGACTTCCAGAGAGAACTGAAGGAGTTCTTGCCCAGAAGCCATTGGGCGATCATTCGGGACTTCCCCGCGCCCCTCGAGCGAGAGATCGCACGTTTCCTGTAA
- a CDS encoding putative DNA binding domain-containing protein: MAATSLIPENLHDLIAQGEGQRVEFKRSLAELETGARSVTAMANADGGIVLFGVRDDGTISGVEMGAQTKERVVQAVTANTDPTLYPSVEVVKLGEQIIILVTVPESQDKPHLVQGRAYKRVGAADVQMSRGEYERLLLQRQQVEFDHQLVKGATHADLDEARLEWYIRQRAERRGIRTPTSSVRETLINLGALVEEKGELTPTAGGLLFFGRDPQRFFPHSEVRIARFKGTTMGHFIDSVDLRGTLPEMIDEAERFIRRNTRTAAKVVGFKRREISEYPHEATREAICNAVCHRDYFMDGSTVRIMIFDDRIEVNSPGSLPPGVTIKNIDRKHVLRNKLIANYLYDIYYIEKWGTGITKMRGLMHEHGLAEPIFEDLKSFFSVTFYGPGEKILNLIPEEGVVDLRELGLNERQIEALRLMVNEGVELSNRAYRDMFAVSRPTATRDLRKLVETGWVRETGKGRSQEYAAQ; encoded by the coding sequence ATGGCAGCGACCTCTTTGATCCCAGAAAACCTGCACGACTTGATTGCCCAAGGTGAAGGACAGCGAGTGGAGTTCAAGCGCTCGCTGGCCGAGCTGGAAACAGGCGCTCGCAGCGTGACAGCCATGGCTAACGCTGACGGCGGCATCGTGCTGTTCGGTGTACGGGATGACGGCACGATCTCAGGGGTGGAGATGGGCGCCCAAACAAAGGAGCGGGTCGTTCAGGCCGTCACCGCCAACACCGACCCCACTCTCTACCCGTCGGTGGAGGTTGTAAAGCTCGGCGAACAGATCATCATTCTGGTGACAGTGCCTGAAAGCCAGGATAAACCGCACCTGGTGCAAGGCCGGGCTTACAAGCGCGTGGGCGCGGCCGATGTGCAGATGAGCCGGGGGGAGTACGAACGGCTATTGTTGCAGCGTCAGCAGGTTGAGTTTGACCACCAGCTTGTGAAAGGGGCAACCCATGCCGATCTCGATGAGGCAAGACTGGAATGGTACATCCGCCAGCGAGCTGAGAGGCGTGGGATCAGGACGCCTACTAGTTCAGTACGGGAAACCCTGATTAATCTTGGCGCCCTGGTCGAGGAGAAAGGCGAGCTGACGCCGACCGCAGGCGGTCTACTCTTTTTCGGCAGAGATCCGCAGCGCTTTTTCCCTCACAGCGAGGTGCGCATCGCCCGTTTCAAGGGCACAACCATGGGACACTTCATTGACAGCGTTGATCTACGGGGCACGCTGCCAGAAATGATTGACGAAGCCGAGCGTTTCATTCGGCGCAACACTCGGACGGCTGCCAAAGTGGTGGGTTTCAAACGCCGCGAGATCAGCGAATATCCCCACGAAGCCACGCGGGAGGCCATCTGTAATGCTGTCTGCCACCGGGATTATTTCATGGACGGCTCGACAGTGCGTATCATGATCTTTGATGATCGTATTGAAGTCAATAGCCCCGGCTCTCTACCACCTGGAGTCACGATAAAGAATATCGACCGCAAGCACGTCCTGCGCAACAAGCTCATCGCCAACTATTTGTACGACATCTATTACATCGAGAAATGGGGAACGGGCATCACGAAAATGCGGGGGCTGATGCACGAGCATGGACTGGCGGAACCGATCTTCGAGGATTTGAAGAGCTTTTTCTCCGTGACCTTCTACGGCCCTGGAGAGAAGATATTGAACTTGATCCCCGAAGAAGGTGTGGTTGATCTGCGAGAGCTGGGACTGAACGAACGACAAATCGAGGCGCTGCGGCTAATGGTCAATGAAGGGGTTGAGTTGAGCAATAGAGCGTATCGGGATATGTTTGCCGTCTCCCGTCCAACGGCGACGCGAGACTTGAGGAAACTGGTGGAGACAGGGTGGGTGCGGGAGACCGGAAAGGGACGGAGCCAGGAATATGCAGCACAATGA
- a CDS encoding NAD-dependent epimerase/dehydratase family protein, giving the protein MAGTRWWFPACRTWPNSHTFWRNQRVTVTGGAGFLGSFVVEKLRERGAAHIFIPRRQDYDLVQRDAVLALLHDARPDLIIHLAARVGGIGANLTHQAEYFYENLMMGTQLLHEAYVAGVPKFVAVGTICGYPKFAPIPFREEDLWNGYPGQACATWQTTCG; this is encoded by the coding sequence ATTGCGGGGACGAGGTGGTGGTTTCCCGCATGTCGGACCTGGCCCAACAGCCACACCTTCTGGCGCAACCAACGCGTCACCGTCACCGGCGGGGCCGGCTTCCTCGGCTCCTTCGTGGTGGAGAAGCTGCGGGAGCGGGGCGCGGCCCATATCTTCATCCCCCGCCGCCAGGACTACGACCTGGTGCAGCGCGATGCCGTGCTGGCCCTGCTACACGACGCCCGACCCGATCTGATCATCCACCTGGCGGCCAGGGTGGGCGGGATCGGCGCCAACCTGACCCATCAGGCCGAGTATTTCTACGAGAACCTGATGATGGGCACGCAGCTCCTGCACGAGGCCTACGTGGCCGGTGTGCCCAAGTTCGTGGCTGTCGGCACCATTTGCGGCTACCCCAAGTTTGCCCCCATCCCCTTCAGGGAAGAAGACCTGTGGAACGGCTACCCGGGACAGGCCTGCGCGACCTGGCAGACGACGTGCGGCTGA
- a CDS encoding retropepsin-like domain-containing protein, whose amino-acid sequence MKIRIADNLPMITATLNDGGVSLRFDKVLLDTGSAGTLFPFDRLREKGIQPPPNARIREMTGIGAGGESVVEFHVDALTVGELHVANFVIQAGNTDYGYEFDAILGFDFLLEVGAIVDFDRMEMRRKASQP is encoded by the coding sequence ATGAAGATACGAATCGCTGACAACTTGCCCATGATAACTGCCACACTCAATGATGGTGGGGTCAGTCTGAGATTTGACAAGGTGCTATTGGACACAGGATCGGCCGGAACACTATTTCCGTTTGATAGGTTGCGTGAAAAGGGTATTCAACCACCACCCAATGCACGCATTCGCGAGATGACAGGAATCGGTGCGGGTGGAGAAAGCGTCGTTGAATTTCATGTGGATGCGCTTACGGTTGGGGAATTGCACGTGGCGAACTTCGTAATACAAGCCGGCAATACTGACTATGGTTACGAGTTTGACGCAATCTTGGGCTTTGATTTCCTGTTGGAGGTAGGAGCGATCGTGGATTTCGACCGAATGGAGATGCGGCGTAAGGCATCGCAGCCATGA
- a CDS encoding type II toxin-antitoxin system PemK/MazF family toxin — MRINRGEIWRVSLDPTIGSEIRKTRPVVVVSSDAIGALPIKLVAPLTEWKDYLAQNIWHVKVAPDSTNGLTKISAVDTLQLRGVDTQRFVQKLGSVSPSVMRSIVAAIAAVIEY, encoded by the coding sequence ATGCGTATTAACCGTGGCGAGATTTGGCGGGTGAGCCTGGATCCAACCATCGGCAGCGAGATTCGCAAGACACGTCCAGTTGTCGTTGTCAGTTCTGATGCCATAGGCGCGTTGCCAATTAAATTGGTGGCTCCGCTCACTGAGTGGAAGGATTACCTTGCTCAGAATATCTGGCACGTGAAGGTTGCGCCAGATAGCACGAATGGACTGACGAAAATATCAGCGGTTGATACTCTGCAACTACGGGGGGTAGATACTCAACGGTTCGTCCAGAAACTGGGCAGTGTCTCTCCTTCAGTCATGCGGTCAATCGTAGCGGCGATAGCAGCAGTGATTGAATACTAG
- a CDS encoding type II toxin-antitoxin system HicA family toxin, translating into MARITPVPWRLLEKVFLATGFQFAHQQGSHRAYTKPGVLRPVVIPTYDEVPVSIIRNNLKTAKISRDEYFRLLDQVR; encoded by the coding sequence ATGGCGAGAATCACACCTGTTCCCTGGAGACTTCTGGAAAAGGTCTTTTTGGCGACCGGCTTTCAGTTTGCACACCAACAGGGAAGCCACCGCGCCTACACCAAGCCAGGCGTCCTGAGACCGGTTGTGATTCCTACCTATGATGAGGTCCCGGTTTCAATTATCCGCAACAATCTGAAGACAGCAAAAATATCCAGAGACGAATATTTTCGACTTCTGGACCAAGTGCGATAG
- a CDS encoding GDP-L-fucose synthase, which produces MAQPAVVVTGGAGFLGSVIAKKLQARGAGEVFVPRIEDYDLRDLTAIRRLLADARPDIILHLAARVGGIGANRAHPAEFFYDNLMMGAPLLHEAWKAGVSKFVALGTVCAYPKFTPVPFREEDLWNGYPEETNAPYGLAKKMLLVQSQAYRQQYGFNSIFLLPVNLYGPRDNFNPDSSHVIPALIKKCVEAVARGDPEIVAWGDGSPTREFLYVEDAAEGILLAAERYNDSLPVNLGSAFEISIKDLTETIARLCGFHGRIVWDTTKPNGQPRRKLDTSRAKAMFGFEATTPFETGLRQTIEWYRRSR; this is translated from the coding sequence CTGGCGCAACCAGCGGTCGTCGTGACCGGCGGCGCGGGCTTCCTGGGATCGGTCATCGCCAAGAAGCTGCAGGCCCGCGGCGCTGGAGAGGTCTTCGTGCCGCGCATCGAGGATTACGATCTGCGCGACCTGACCGCGATCCGGCGCTTGCTGGCGGACGCGCGGCCGGACATCATCCTGCACCTTGCGGCGCGGGTGGGCGGCATCGGCGCCAACCGGGCGCATCCGGCCGAGTTCTTCTACGATAACCTGATGATGGGCGCGCCGTTGCTGCACGAAGCGTGGAAGGCCGGCGTGAGCAAGTTCGTGGCGCTGGGCACGGTGTGCGCTTATCCCAAGTTCACGCCGGTGCCGTTTCGTGAAGAGGATTTGTGGAACGGGTACCCCGAAGAGACCAACGCACCGTATGGCCTGGCCAAGAAGATGTTGCTGGTGCAGTCGCAAGCCTATCGCCAGCAGTACGGTTTCAACAGCATCTTTCTGTTGCCGGTGAACCTCTATGGCCCGCGCGACAACTTCAATCCCGACAGCTCGCATGTGATCCCCGCGCTGATCAAGAAATGCGTCGAGGCGGTGGCGCGGGGTGATCCGGAGATCGTGGCCTGGGGCGATGGCTCGCCGACGCGGGAGTTCCTGTACGTGGAAGATGCAGCCGAGGGGATCCTATTGGCGGCGGAGCGTTACAACGACAGCCTGCCGGTGAATTTGGGCAGCGCCTTCGAGATCAGCATCAAGGACCTGACGGAGACAATTGCACGCCTGTGCGGATTTCATGGTAGAATCGTTTGGGACACGACGAAGCCCAACGGTCAACCGCGGCGGAAACTGGACACCAGCCGGGCGAAGGCGATGTTCGGGTTTGAGGCAACCACGCCGTTCGAGACGGGGCTGCGGCAAACGATTGAATGGTATCGGAGGTCTCGATAA
- a CDS encoding putative DNA binding domain-containing protein — translation MTPEEFERLISQQERETLEFKREMPSSSDLAKLVTAFYNTRGGVIVFGVEDGTGRPVGVMAPQRIEEGIVNILRSRCSLDVMPSIEIVAYQGMEFVTVTCLQGAHKPYLVNGETRPYVRVGSSNREAQDEEVRRLYIEGSEGGFEALACRGAKLTDLSERLIAGYVRRREETSGQPLGLSAEEMLHNLGCLIRDDGQWIPTHAGVLLFAEDPQRLIGQAEVACVRFKGTDVISYIDRRDLHGPLYQLVDDAEQFIYRHMKIGRRIEGFVGVEYREYPQAAVREAIVNAVVHRDYSRRGQSIRIFMFDDRIEVFSPGTLPPGVSIEKMRRLEPQSVQRNPIIVGVLRDLGSRYIERLGTGIRRIAQAMTEHGLPRPQFEEVGSEFRVMLIGPGERFMQEIKARPAWAESLNERQVEAVLCVGEHGRITTGEYRTLVSVADVTAYRDLKDLSDRGLLIRQGKGRGAYYTLVE, via the coding sequence TTGACACCTGAGGAATTCGAGCGGTTGATCAGCCAACAAGAAAGGGAGACGTTGGAGTTCAAACGAGAGATGCCCTCCTCGTCTGATCTGGCGAAACTGGTCACGGCATTCTACAACACGCGGGGCGGCGTCATCGTGTTTGGCGTGGAGGACGGAACCGGAAGACCGGTCGGGGTGATGGCCCCTCAGAGAATCGAGGAAGGTATCGTCAATATCCTGCGTTCTCGCTGTTCTTTGGACGTGATGCCAAGCATCGAAATTGTCGCTTATCAGGGCATGGAATTCGTGACGGTGACCTGTCTCCAAGGCGCGCACAAGCCCTATCTGGTCAATGGCGAGACACGCCCCTATGTGCGCGTAGGATCCAGCAATCGAGAGGCCCAGGATGAGGAAGTCCGCCGGCTCTACATCGAGGGCAGCGAGGGCGGCTTTGAGGCGTTGGCCTGCCGGGGAGCGAAACTGACCGATCTGTCGGAACGGTTGATTGCAGGCTACGTGCGGCGGCGCGAGGAGACGAGCGGCCAACCTTTGGGCCTGTCAGCCGAGGAGATGCTGCACAATCTGGGCTGTCTGATACGCGATGATGGGCAGTGGATTCCAACCCATGCCGGCGTGCTGCTCTTTGCTGAAGATCCGCAACGCCTGATTGGGCAAGCCGAAGTAGCGTGTGTACGCTTCAAAGGCACGGACGTGATCAGTTACATTGACCGGCGCGACCTGCATGGCCCTCTGTACCAGTTGGTGGACGACGCCGAGCAGTTCATTTACCGCCACATGAAGATCGGGCGGCGCATCGAGGGTTTTGTCGGTGTGGAGTACCGAGAGTATCCGCAGGCCGCAGTGCGGGAAGCCATTGTCAACGCCGTGGTGCATCGGGACTACAGCCGGCGCGGGCAGAGCATCCGTATCTTTATGTTCGACGACCGCATCGAAGTCTTCAGTCCGGGGACGCTGCCACCGGGGGTCTCCATAGAAAAGATGCGGCGGCTGGAGCCGCAATCCGTACAGCGCAACCCCATCATTGTTGGCGTGTTGCGGGATTTGGGCAGCCGCTATATCGAGCGGCTGGGCACGGGCATTCGGCGCATAGCGCAGGCCATGACAGAGCACGGCTTACCCCGCCCCCAGTTCGAGGAAGTAGGCAGCGAGTTTCGGGTGATGTTGATCGGGCCTGGTGAACGCTTCATGCAGGAGATAAAGGCGCGACCGGCCTGGGCAGAGAGCCTGAACGAGCGGCAAGTTGAAGCCGTATTATGTGTGGGTGAACATGGGCGGATTACAACAGGAGAATACCGAACCCTGGTAAGTGTTGCGGATGTGACAGCCTATCGGGATCTGAAGGACTTGTCTGATAGAGGGTTGCTGATCCGTCAGGGTAAGGGACGCGGCGCGTACTACACCCTGGTCGAATGA
- a CDS encoding type II toxin-antitoxin system HicA family toxin, with the protein MPRITPVDWKTLVKVFELYGCLYKRKEGSHHILVCPKARRAVVIPEYAEIDPDIVKNNMRTVGMTREEYFELLSKV; encoded by the coding sequence ATGCCTAGAATCACACCTGTTGACTGGAAGACGCTTGTAAAGGTATTTGAGTTATACGGATGCCTTTACAAGCGCAAGGAAGGCTCACATCATATCTTGGTGTGTCCAAAAGCCCGTCGCGCCGTGGTGATACCCGAGTACGCCGAAATTGATCCGGACATCGTCAAGAATAATATGCGTACGGTCGGTATGACGCGTGAGGAGTATTTCGAGTTGCTGAGCAAGGTGTGA
- a CDS encoding putative DNA binding domain-containing protein produces the protein MALISLLPENLHDLIAQGEGQRVEFKRSLAELETGARSVTAMANADGGIVLFGVRDDGTISGVEMGAQTKERVVQAITANTDPTLYPSVEVVKLGEQIIILVTVPESQDKPHLVQGRAYKRVGAADVQMSRAEYERLLLARHHLPFDQQLVEGVTYEDLDEAKVQDFLRRRQEAYPDATPPGASLPKVIAEMLAGARERDGELAPTYTGLLFFGRNPQRFLPRAEVKLARFQGVTTLAFIDRLIACGTLPEMLDEAERFIRRNTRTAMKVVGFESTQVTEYPYDAIREALVNAMAHRDYDHSSGIQVNVFDDRLEVMSPGKALIPLSELEGSHVTRNETLCRRFRDIGEMEQFGTGITKMKRLMREHGLEEPVFEERGTFFKTTFPGPGDQILGLVPRAGVTNLRALGLNERQIEALRLMVNDGLEMTSSLYQNVFDLPRNTASRDLMRLVETGLVKRLGTKRGSRYVAG, from the coding sequence ATGGCATTGATCTCTTTGCTCCCTGAAAACCTGCACGACTTAATTGCCCAGGGTGAAGGACAGCGAGTGGAGTTCAAGCGCTCGCTGGCCGAGCTGGAAACAGGCGCTCGCAGCGTGACAGCCATGGCTAACGCTGACGGCGGCATCGTGCTGTTCGGTGTGAGGGATGACGGCACGATCTCAGGGGTGGAGATGGGCGCCCAAACTAAGGAGCGGGTCGTTCAGGCCATCACCGCCAACACCGACCCTACTCTCTACCCGTCGGTGGAGGTTGTAAAGCTGGGCGAACAGATCATCATTCTGGTGACAGTGCCTGAAAGCCAGGATAAACCGCACCTGGTGCAAGGCCGGGCGTACAAGCGCGTGGGCGCGGCCGATGTGCAGATGAGCCGGGCGGAGTACGAACGGCTGCTTCTCGCTCGTCATCACCTGCCTTTCGACCAGCAATTGGTAGAGGGGGTGACGTATGAGGATTTGGACGAGGCTAAGGTACAGGATTTTCTGCGGCGCCGCCAGGAGGCCTATCCCGACGCGACTCCACCTGGCGCTTCATTGCCAAAAGTGATTGCCGAAATGCTGGCAGGAGCACGGGAACGGGACGGAGAACTGGCGCCCACCTACACTGGCCTGCTTTTTTTCGGCCGCAATCCACAGCGTTTCTTGCCACGCGCTGAGGTCAAGTTGGCTCGTTTCCAGGGCGTGACGACATTGGCCTTCATTGACCGGCTCATCGCTTGCGGAACACTGCCGGAGATGTTAGACGAGGCAGAGCGATTCATTCGGCGGAACACGCGCACGGCGATGAAGGTGGTGGGATTCGAAAGCACGCAAGTGACCGAGTATCCGTATGACGCTATCCGGGAGGCATTGGTGAACGCCATGGCCCATCGGGATTATGACCACAGCAGCGGCATCCAAGTCAATGTATTCGATGACCGGCTGGAGGTGATGAGCCCGGGCAAGGCGCTGATCCCGCTCAGCGAGTTGGAAGGCTCGCACGTCACCCGAAACGAGACCCTGTGTCGCCGATTCCGGGATATCGGGGAAATGGAGCAATTCGGAACCGGCATCACAAAGATGAAGCGGTTGATGCGAGAACATGGCCTGGAAGAGCCCGTGTTCGAGGAGCGCGGCACTTTTTTCAAGACGACCTTTCCGGGACCAGGCGACCAAATTCTGGGCCTGGTTCCCCGGGCCGGAGTGACTAACCTGCGAGCGTTGGGACTGAACGAGCGGCAGATCGAGGCGCTGCGACTGATGGTCAATGATGGATTGGAGATGACCAGCAGTTTGTATCAGAATGTATTTGATCTGCCCAGGAATACAGCATCGAGGGATTTAATGAGATTGGTGGAAACAGGTTTGGTAAAGCGATTGGGAACCAAGAGAGGGAGTCGATATGTTGCAGGATGA
- a CDS encoding nucleotidyltransferase domain-containing protein — translation MAQTALDLSPEQWRSYRPGQAVEGHGPDQLRRAERRRQQAWRVARQAAKLLRDQYGAVKVAVFGSLIHDDWFTPWSDIDLAAWGIPAARFYGAVAAITGLSPIFRVDLVDPDACRPSLRAAVEREGIEL, via the coding sequence ATGGCACAAACAGCTCTTGACCTCTCTCCCGAACAGTGGCGATCGTATCGGCCAGGTCAAGCGGTTGAAGGTCATGGCCCTGATCAGTTGAGGCGCGCGGAACGTCGTCGTCAACAAGCCTGGCGCGTCGCACGGCAAGCCGCCAAGCTGCTGCGGGATCAATACGGCGCGGTCAAAGTGGCCGTCTTCGGCTCCCTGATCCATGACGACTGGTTCACGCCCTGGTCTGATATTGACCTGGCTGCCTGGGGGATACCGGCCGCACGTTTCTATGGCGCCGTGGCGGCGATCACTGGCCTCAGTCCAATCTTCCGGGTTGACCTGGTTGATCCTGATGCTTGCCGGCCCTCATTACGTGCAGCCGTGGAGCGCGAGGGCATCGAGTTGTGA
- a CDS encoding NAD-dependent epimerase/dehydratase family protein — protein sequence MNPDWPNNTTFWRNKRVTVTGGAGFLGSFVVEKLRERGAAHISIPRRQDYDLVQRDAVLALLHDARPDLIIHLAARVGGIGANLTHQAEYFYENLMMGTQLLHEAYVAGVPKIEDVGVLKAVHAGLRRAETPEELRRLYQR from the coding sequence ATGAACCCTGACTGGCCCAACAACACCACCTTCTGGCGCAACAAACGCGTGACCGTCACCGGCGGCGCCGGCTTCCTCGGCTCCTTCGTGGTGGAGAAGCTGCGCGAGCGGGGCGCGGCCCACATCTCCATCCCCCGCCGCCAGGACTACGACCTGGTGCAGCGCGATGCCGTGCTGGCCCTGCTGCACGACGCGCGGCCCGACCTGATCATCCACCTGGCGGCCAGGGTGGGCGGGATTGGCGCCAACCTGACCCATCAGGCCGAGTATTTCTACGAGAACCTGATGATGGGCACGCAGCTCCTGCACGAAGCCTATGTGGCCGGTGTGCCCAAGATCGAGGATGTCGGCGTGCTCAAGGCCGTGCATGCAGGTCTGCGTCGGGCGGAAACGCCTGAGGAACTGCGCCGCCTGTATCAACGGTAG